Sequence from the Gadus chalcogrammus isolate NIFS_2021 chromosome 21, NIFS_Gcha_1.0, whole genome shotgun sequence genome:
AGACAGAGTATCCCTTCCTCATGAACTGATCCAAATGTAATGAAAAAGAAATTCCACATTTCCCAAACCTCCAAAAAAGACAAGATACAGAAACTCCTAGTAAGTGAACAAATAAATCCAGCCCAGCTGGTGTGAGAGTTTGATTCATCATGTCACAGAGAAAAAAAGGGAATGAAAGCGTCATATTGACATCTATGtcattgatgtgtgtgtattgaatgTTATCAATCAGTCAAACTCATTTTTATACATCTTTTTTTCATACTTTAGCAACATATTTctttcatttgatttatttcaGGTTTAGTCATGCCACTAAAACtttattcaattaaattcagagagagagggagagagtgagagacacagagagagagagagagagagagagagagagagggagaaggaaacaATAAGAATCTATTAGTGGGTTTGGACAAAGGTGTGTATGGGAGtttgtgtatatgagtgtgtttgtgtttgtgtgtgtgtgtgtgtgtgtgtgtgtgtgtgtgtgtgtgtgtgtgtgtgtgtgtgtgtgtgtgtgtgtgtgtgtgtgtgtgtgtgtgtgtgtgtgtgtgtgtgtgtgtgtgtgtgtaaatcaaACACATGATCAATAATGAAAAAGGCAAGCAAAAAGAGGGGAACATTCTGTACTTTTTGTGGTACGCATAACGCATCTACCTAGAATTACGTAAACACATTAGCCTTGTGAAAGTTTGAGTAATTATCATAGCTTCGAACTAATAACTTCCATGAGGAACACAATGCAGTGATTGGATTAAAATTCTGTTTGGAAATtaagtttcctttttttttattttacagcacacacacagacatttgaGTTGGCTCCAATGTCTTCATTTTCAAGGATATTGGATGTTGATAGATGAAGGCCTGCTTTCGTGCAAGTTCAGAGAATCCCATGGCAAACGCCAAGGTTGGCTTCACGCATCTGTCTGTTGTTTGGTGTACATTCAAGACGTTTGTTTAACAGGTCCTTAAGCGGGATGCATCCCCACACAGGCACTCACTCACCATCAGGAACCATCGGTTCATCGTTGTCTACACAGGATGTTTTCAATGAAAGCTTTTTGGGACAAGAATCAATGAAAGGTGCAATGTTGAATGTAAAAATGAAGTACCACTGATGCGTTTATTTTTCGTAATATGAACCTATTATTTGAGTcgcaaaaataaaatgaaaatgcaATCCTACTCAATTTTAATTTTTCTCCTCTTCTCATCAAATCCTTGTAAAATGTGGATTTGAACGTTCTAACTCAGCCTGCGTCGAATCAGTGtgaaatagtagtagtaataataataataataatattcttcatttattaattcataGAGCCCATGTCAAGCAGTACAAAAATAACCACGAAATCAAAGAGCTAGCTCGCTTGCTAACTAATGACGTCCTTCAGAGGTATGGTACGTTCACTGATGAATTGGCTGACTTAGTTGAGAACAATTTAATTCAAGAAACCTTGGCAGAATACTCACCGAGGATATCAACGAAGTGGTCACCGCCAACCTCTTAGCTATTGTTGATCGCCTTGCTCCGTTGGTTCCTGGCCATGTTGTAATGGGGCGGCCAGCAATCTCCTTCCCTTTTGGAATATCGAAGGCTACATACTGCAAGTTATAAAATAAAAGATTGCGGATCTGTTTGGCATAAGTGATCGGACCATTCGTCAGAGAATGTACGACCATAGACTGAGGTATATTACTCACTGTTAGTATGACAAAGGACTTAAATCtgccaaatatattttaagAAATGTgtcgttttttgttgttgatgcaGAATGTCTGATATGTACTCTCAAACTCTGTATTACTCACCCGAACACAGGGTAAAGAATGATGGGATTGCTTCTGCTTTTCAGAAGACTGTGAGTTCAAAGTAAGTTTCAACAATTGAAACCAATAGAAATCCATAATCAAATACAGCGGAAGCTCGTCCCATTTTTCACAGGCGGGGCCCTAATCACAAAACCCTTTTAAATGAATTTGAGCTAGTAAGTCTCCATTAAAACCATATGAATGATACTTCTATCTGTACAGATCATAGATGTCATCCATCACATCAACACTTGGAACCTTCGTGACATTCCCCACACTATTTGCAGTGACGATATAAGCTACCTGTCATACTCCCACTGTGTGTCGCTAACATTGCGTACATAGTTTGTCCTTCAGGTTGGACATGTCTTGACTTTTTCCCCGCAAAAAGTTCCAAGAGTACGTGATTCATTAAGAAGAGTGGAGGTGGTTGGGACGGGGTCGCGAGCCATGGCCAATCTCACACTTTGACAGCAGGAGGGAGCGTTGATGTCACCTGTAGCTCCAAgccatctgtgtctctctcgctctgcacAATGGGTTTTGACTTTTAGCGGGACGGTTTTTGAAAATGCTAATTCAAATTGGATGATTGCGTTTTTAATTTCCTTCATGACccaaataatgtatttatataattaAAACTCAAGAGCCAATATAAATTGATTATTGTCCTACAAATGCGTCCATAGTCTTCTcacttgtctgtctctctctctctgtctctctacttttctctgtctgtctctcttgctctctctctctctctctctctctctctctctctctctctctctctctctctctctctctctctctctctctctctctctctctctctctctctctctcccttgcaaAATGATCAGGAAGGAACACCTATTAAGCTGTCATCAAATATTTAGCCAAATGATACAtattaagaaaataataatttgattcTCATTCTTATACTGTACATGCAGCCAGGCCTGTTCCATGTGTTGGCAGGGTGGCTAAATGTTAGCAATAAACTGCAGACTTGACCGTTACCTTGGGTTTGGGATGGGTAAAACTAGCATGCTGTCATAAGCATGCTAACAGATGGATGCGCAACCTAGTGGTTCCTCCACAGcagaggaacagaggagagaaTGCGGGAGACGATGGGAATGCGTTGAGTGTAGTTTGAGTCATTACTGTTTTTGTTGGCTAACCTAACCCCTTGCATTGCACTTACTTATTTTCAGCATACAACTCATAGCACCGATGGGACATTACAGTGACGCATTATGGGCCCCCTTCTTAAAACAGCGTAAGAAATGCAAGGGGGATTTCAGACAGTTCCTACTCTTTCTGAGCCGTTGCAGGATTAATTAGAAGCAGGTTTCGTTGCTGATGTGTTTGTTTCCCAAGTTCCCATAGTAATTATCAACCCCTGGCCATCGCCTTCCCTTATTCTTATCAGGGAACAAACCTGCTTTTCATCACACCACCACTATGGGAATAAAAGGCTGTCAAAACCCTTGTTTTTGTGCGTTTCTTATTGCTAATTACATATAATTACTCCCCTCACAATAATACACAACACATTATAGTATTTCTtgattatatataaataatttaattagATTGATTGCTATTATCATGTTGGTTTATTTGAACTCTTGGAGATATTGGCTAATAAACGATGACAGTGCTTCTTTGTTTGCTTTCAATGTGGGTTGTGGTGACAATATAATGACCTATTCAGCTGTTGGAATCATGAAACCGTTCAGCCTATTTGCATGTATAATGTtataatgtgcgtgtgtgtttaaaacTCAATCTGAATTTAAGATTTCAGATTATTgttccttaaaaaaataaaaagagagcaTATGATCATTCCATCATCGCAAGATAACAACCCACAAATATGCGTGAAATCAAAAATCGGTCGTGTCACGAGATACTTAAACCTTCATTCATGCTTTCTACGGTCTTGGGTTTAGTTCGCTCCCCCTTCCgtttgcacttttttttctccGAAAGACTTGATATACCTTGCTCTCCGCTTCTTCGGTAGCCAGGGAATGATGGGGAACGGTCTTTTGCTTGGCATTTTGCTCGTTTCGAGGATTGGATTTTAATCAATTCGCATCGCTGACTGCTAATTGAATTTGTCTTGATCAGATTTCACATGAATGAGGTAGGCTACATTTGAATGATTGTCAACGGTTTCATTGGCTTTTTACAAGTTAATATGTGATTGGTGTTAGCGTTATTTATCATAAGTATGTTTGAGTCGTCACTTTAGGTAGAATCATTTCATAAATATTGTATCTTCTTTCGATGTGACGCTATAACGAGGTGATCCCATTGTCACATCTTTGTGATTTGTTAAACCTTTTCTTTTtagattatttaaaaaatgtagaaTAGGCATGATTTTCTTCCTAAATTTGATTAACAGCAGATTCTAAATGGAAgaatatttgttaaataaattcGGTTTACAAATTGAATCTTACTATTATCTAAACGGGGATTGTGCGCCCTCTGCTGACTATGAATGTACCATGCAGGGTTGAAATATaaatcctgtctctctctctctctctccctctccctctctctctttctctctctctctctctccctccccctctcttttctctcccgctctctctcgctctcacccccccccccccccctctctctctctctccctcccttccccctttctctccctccccctctctccccttctctccctctctccctctctcagcatGATGTACCCCCTGCATCTCCTCTGCCTGCTGCTCTGCATGGCCTCCTCCTCACAGGCCTCTGAAACCCCGGATGAACACAATGTGGTTGGTGACCAGCCCGTCCCGGTGGTACTGGACCTCTACACAGAGACCCTCGCCCCGTCTGCCTTCAGGGGCCATGGCGGGCCCCAATTTGACCCCCAACACAGCCCGGAGCCGCTTCTATGCGGCATCGAGTGCCAAAGCGCCTTGCCTCCCTTGGACCAGGCCGAGCAAGAGAGGCTTCTGGGATACGAGACGCTGCGCGACAACGGCACGCGCACAAGGACCCAGGTCTCTCTGCGCGGCTTCAGCCACACCGCCTCACGCCGGACGTCCCGCGAACCCGCGCCCAAACGCGGTAAACGGCAGGTCTTCGGCCCGGACGGGCGGTTCGTCATCTCCGGCTCCCACTTCGTCACCAGCTACCCGTTCGCTTCGGCGGCGCGTCTCTCCACGGGCTGCTCCGGCGTCCTGGTCTCCCCCAGGCACGTGCTCACGGCGGCCCACTGCGTCCACGACAGCAGGGACTACCTGGAGGGGGTCCCCCGACTCCGGGTGGGGCTGCTCCAGCTGAAGaccaagagaggaagaggaggaggaggaggagggaaaaggAGAGGCGGAGGGAGGAGACCGGGGgcacgaggaggaggacaggccgAGACGGTCCAGGAGGagaacggggaggaggaggaggaggaggaagagggcgagGAGGACAACAGCGTGGACCCGGTGGTGCCCGACGGCGTCCGGGGGCAGGGCGGGAGAAGGAGGCTCTCCAGACGAAGGGGAAGGAGGGTGAGGGCCGGGGCACCGGCTGCAGGAAAGAGGCAAGCGAAGGAGGGAGTGGCCGGGACGGACGACGGAGGCTACAGCCGTCGGCGGCGCGTGCCCCGCAGCACAGCGCCGCCCAAGCGCCCGGTGTTCCGCTGGTCCAGGGTCAAGCAGACGCACGTTCCCGCCGGTTGGATCCAGaacgacgacaacaacaacaacaacaacaacaacaacaacaacaacaagagcaATAACCGATCGGTGTCGGCCGACTACGACTACGCTCTACTGGAGCTGAAGAGGCCGGTGAAACAGACGCCCATGTCTCTGGGCGTCGCCCCCAGCGACCAGCCCCTGACGCGGATCCACTTCTCGGGCTACGACCTGGAGAGGGCACCCTCGGACGGGAGCGAGAGAGTGGTGTACCGCTTCTGCAGCGTGGCCCAGGAGTCGGACGACCTCATCTACCAGCACTGCGACGCCCAGCAGGGGGCGTCGGGCGCCGGCGTGTACGTCCGCGGCCGGCAGGAAGTGGACGGCGGGAAGGGGAAGTGGCGGCGGCGGGTGATCGGCGTGTTCTCGGGCCATCGCTGGGTGGAGCTGGAGGGCAGCCGGCAGAAGGACTTCAACGTGGCGGTGAGAATCACGCCGGCCAAGTACGCCCAGATCTGCCACTGGATCCACGGGGATCCACGGCTCTGTGAGGCGGTTTGAGGTGTGGGGGGGACGGTCTGGCTCGAATGGAGAACTTAGAACTAAACA
This genomic interval carries:
- the LOC130374927 gene encoding serine protease 23-like, with translation MSMMYPLHLLCLLLCMASSSQASETPDEHNVVGDQPVPVVLDLYTETLAPSAFRGHGGPQFDPQHSPEPLLCGIECQSALPPLDQAEQERLLGYETLRDNGTRTRTQVSLRGFSHTASRRTSREPAPKRGKRQVFGPDGRFVISGSHFVTSYPFASAARLSTGCSGVLVSPRHVLTAAHCVHDSRDYLEGVPRLRVGLLQLKTKRGRGGGGGGKRRGGGRRPGARGGGQAETVQEENGEEEEEEEEGEEDNSVDPVVPDGVRGQGGRRRLSRRRGRRVRAGAPAAGKRQAKEGVAGTDDGGYSRRRRVPRSTAPPKRPVFRWSRVKQTHVPAGWIQNDDNNNNNNNNNNNNKSNNRSVSADYDYALLELKRPVKQTPMSLGVAPSDQPLTRIHFSGYDLERAPSDGSERVVYRFCSVAQESDDLIYQHCDAQQGASGAGVYVRGRQEVDGGKGKWRRRVIGVFSGHRWVELEGSRQKDFNVAVRITPAKYAQICHWIHGDPRLCEAV